The Symphalangus syndactylus isolate Jambi chromosome 11, NHGRI_mSymSyn1-v2.1_pri, whole genome shotgun sequence genome contains a region encoding:
- the CCP110 gene encoding centriolar coiled-coil protein of 110 kDa isoform X3 codes for MSGRARCDCGKMEEYEKFCEKSLARIQEASLSTESFLPAQSESISLIRFHGVAILSPLLNIEKRKEMQQEKQKALDVEARKQVNRKKALLTRVQEILDNVQVRKAPNASDFDQWEMETVYSNSEVRNLNVPATFPNSFPSHTEHSTAAKLDKIAGILPLDNEDQCKTNGIDLPRDSEGFNSPKQCDSSNISHVENEAFPKTSSATPPETLISDGLFSVNEQQDLPLLAEVTPDPYVMSLQNLMKKSKEYIEREQSRCSLRGTMNRIVNESHLDKEHDAVKVADCVKEKAQLTGKHCVSVIPDKPSLNKSNVLLQGASTQASSMSMPVLASFSKVDIPIRTGHPTVLESNSDFKVIPTFVTENNVIKSLTGSYAKLPSPEPSVSPKMHRRRSRTSSACHILINNPINACELSPKGKEQAMDLIVQDTDENTNVPEIVPKLPTDLAGVCSSKVYVGKNTSEVKEDVVLGKSNQVCQSSGNHLENKVIHGLVTVEGQLTSDERGAHIMNSTCAAMPKLHEPYASSQCIASPNFGTVSGLKPASMLEKNCSLQTELNKSYDVKNPSPLLMQNQNTRQQMDTPTVSCGNEQFLDNSFEKVKRRLDLDIDGLQKENCPYVITSGITEQERQHLPEKRYPKGSVFVNKNKMLGTSSKESEELLKSKMLAFEEMRKRLEEQHAQQLSLLIAEQEREQERLQKEIEEQEKMLKQKKAMTAEASELDTNNAVELEWRKISDSSLLETMLSQADSLHTSNSNSSGFTNSALQYSFVSANEAPFYLWGSSTSGLTKLSVTRPFGRAKTRWSQVFSPEIQAKFNKITAVAKGFLTRRLMQTDKLKQLRQTVKDTMEFIRSFQSEAPLKRGIVSAQDASLQERVLAQLRAALYGIHDIFFVMDAAERMSILHHDREVRKEKMLRQMDKMKSPRVALSAATQKSLDRKKYMKAAEMGMPNKKFLVKQNPSETRVLQPNQGQNAPGHRLLSRQGSICRKNPKKAAKCCDNLRRQHSLG; via the exons ATGTCTGGCAGAGCACGG TGTGACTGTGGGAAGATGGAGGAGTATGAGAAGTTTTGTGAAAAAAGTCTTGCCAGAATACAAGAAGCATCACTATCCACAGAGAGCTTTCTCCCTGCTCAGTCTGAAAGTATCTCACTTATTCGCTTTCATGGAGTGGCTATCCTTTCTCCACTG CTTAAcattgagaaaagaaaggaaatgcaacAAGAAAAGCAGAAAGCACTTGATGTAGAAGCAAGAAAGCAGGTTAACAGGAAGAAAGCTTTACTGACTCGTGTCCAGGAGATTCTTGACAATGTTCAG GTTAGAAAAGCACCTAATGCTAGTGATTTTGATCAGTGGGAGATGGAAACAGTTTACTCTAATTCAGAAGTCAGAAACTTGAATGTTCCTGCTACATTTCCAAATAGCTTTCCAAGCCATACTGAACACTCTACTGCAGCAAAGCTTGATAAGATAGCTGGGATTTTGCCATTGGATAATGAGGACCAATGTAAAACTAATGGAATAGACTTACCTAGAGATTCAGAAGGATTTAATTCTCCGAAGCAATGTGATAGTTCCAATATTAGTCATGTAGAAAATGAAGCTTTTCCAAAGACCTCTTCAGCAACCCCACCAGAAACTCTTATTTCTGATGGTCTCTTCTCAGTAAATGAACAACAGGATCTACCACTTTTGGCAGAAGTCACCCCAGATCCCTATGTAATGAGTCTTCAGAATCTGATGAAAAAGTCAAAGGAATATATAGAAAGGGAACAATCTAGATGCAGTCTGAGAGGTACTATGAACAGAATTGTTAATGAGAGTCATTTAGACAAAGAACATGATGCTGTTAAAGTGGCTGACTGTGTAAAAGAGAAGGCCCAGTTGACAGGCAAACACTGTGTCTCAGTTATTCCTGACAAACCAAGCCTTAATAAATCAAATGTTCTTCTCCAAGGTGCTTCCACTCAAGCAAGCAGCATGAGTATGCCAGTTTTAGCTAGCTTTTCAAAAGTGGACATACCTATACGAACTGGCCATCCCACTGTTCTAGAGTCTAATTCTGATTTTAAAGTTATTCCCACTTTTGTTACCGAAAATAATGTTATCAAAAGTCTTACAGGTTCCTATGCCAAATTACCTAGTCCAGAGCCAAGTGTGAGTCCTAAAATGCACCGAAGACGTTCCAGGACATCATCAGCATGTCATATACTTATAAATAACCCAATAAATGCCTGTGAATTAAGCCCTAAAGGAAAAGAACAGGCAATGGACTTAATTGTTCAAGATACTGATGAAAACACAAATGTGCCCGAAATTGTGCCAAAGTTACCAACTGATTTAGCAGGAGTTTGTTCAAGCAAGGTTTATGTGGGCAAAAATACATCTGAAGTCAAAGAAGATGTGGTTTTAGGTAAATCAAATCAGGTATGTCAATCTTCAGGaaatcatttagaaaataaagttattcATGGACTTGTTACTGTGGAAGGTCAGTTAACATCCGATGAGAGAGGCGCACACATAATGAACAGTACCTGTGCTGCGATGCCAAAGCTGCATGAACCATATGCCAGCAGTCAGTGTATAGCAAGTCCAAACTTTGGAACTGTGAGTGGACTCAAGCCAGCCAGTATGTTAGAGAAAAACTGCAGTTTGCAAACGGAACTGAATAAATCTTACGATGTAAAAAACCCTTCTCCTTTATTGATGCAAAACCAGAATACGAGACAGCAGATGGACACACCTACGGTGTCCTGTGGAAATGAACAATTTTTGGATAACAGTTTTGAGAAAGTTAAACGGAGACTTGATTTAGATATTGATGGTTTGCAAAAAGAAAACTGCCCTTATGTCATAACCAGTGGAATAACTGAACAAGAAAGGCAACATTTGCCAGAAAAAAGATACCCTAAGGGATCTGTCTTCGTTAACAAGAATAAAATGTTAGGAACTAGTTCCAAAG aaagCGAGGAGTTACTAAAAAGCAAGATGTTAGCTTTTGAAGAAATGCGGAAGAGACTAGAAGAACAGCACGCCCAGCAGTTATCACTACTCATAGCTGAGCAGGAAAGGGAACAAGAAAGACTGCAAAAG GAAATAGAAGAGCAGGAGAAAATGTTAAAACAGAAGAAGGCAATGACAGCGGAAGCCTCTGAGTTGGACACTAACAATGCAGTGGAAttagaatggagaaaaataagtGACTCTAGTTTGCTGGAAACAATGCTGTCTCAAGCAGACTCACTCCATACTTCAAATTCAAATAGTTCTG GTTTCACAAATTCTGCTCTGCAATATAGCTTTGTTTCTGCAAACGAAGCACCATTCTACCTCTGGGGATCATCAACTAGTGGCTTGACAAAACTCTCAGTAACAAGGCCTTTTGGAAGAGCCAAAACTAGATGGTCTCAA gtttttagtCCAGAAATACAagcaaaatttaacaaaataactgCGGTGGCAAAAGGATTTCTTACTCGTAGACTTATGCAGACAGATAAGCTGAAGCAACTTCGACAAACTGTAAAA GATACTATGGAATTCATAAGAAGTTTTCAGTCAGAAGCACCGTTAAAGAGAGGCATTGTTTCAGCTCAAGATGCTTCACTTCAGGAAAGAGTGTTAGCTCAG TTGCGAGCTGCCCTGTATGGTATTCATGATATATTCTTTGTAATGGATGCAGCTGAAAGAATGTCTATTCTACATCATGATCGAGAAGTTCGCAAAGAGAAAATGCTCAGGCAAATG GATAAAATGAAAAGTCCACGAGTGGCTCTTTCAGCTGCAACACAGAAGTCTCTTGATAGGAAGAAATACATGAA AGCTGCTGAAATGGGAATGCCAAATAAGAAATTTCTGGTTAAACAAAATCCTTCTGAAACAAG
- the CCP110 gene encoding centriolar coiled-coil protein of 110 kDa isoform X1 has translation MSGRARCDCGKMEEYEKFCEKSLARIQEASLSTESFLPAQSESISLIRFHGVAILSPLLNIEKRKEMQQEKQKALDVEARKQVNRKKALLTRVQEILDNVQVRKAPNASDFDQWEMETVYSNSEVRNLNVPATFPNSFPSHTEHSTAAKLDKIAGILPLDNEDQCKTNGIDLPRDSEGFNSPKQCDSSNISHVENEAFPKTSSATPPETLISDGLFSVNEQQDLPLLAEVTPDPYVMSLQNLMKKSKEYIEREQSRCSLRGTMNRIVNESHLDKEHDAVKVADCVKEKAQLTGKHCVSVIPDKPSLNKSNVLLQGASTQASSMSMPVLASFSKVDIPIRTGHPTVLESNSDFKVIPTFVTENNVIKSLTGSYAKLPSPEPSVSPKMHRRRSRTSSACHILINNPINACELSPKGKEQAMDLIVQDTDENTNVPEIVPKLPTDLAGVCSSKVYVGKNTSEVKEDVVLGKSNQVCQSSGNHLENKVIHGLVTVEGQLTSDERGAHIMNSTCAAMPKLHEPYASSQCIASPNFGTVSGLKPASMLEKNCSLQTELNKSYDVKNPSPLLMQNQNTRQQMDTPTVSCGNEQFLDNSFEKVKRRLDLDIDGLQKENCPYVITSGITEQERQHLPEKRYPKGSVFVNKNKMLGTSSKESEELLKSKMLAFEEMRKRLEEQHAQQLSLLIAEQEREQERLQKEIEEQEKMLKQKKAMTAEASELDTNNAVELEWRKISDSSLLETMLSQADSLHTSNSNSSGFTNSALQYSFVSANEAPFYLWGSSTSGLTKLSVTRPFGRAKTRWSQVFSPEIQAKFNKITAVAKGFLTRRLMQTDKLKQLRQTVKDTMEFIRSFQSEAPLKRGIVSAQDASLQERVLAQLRAALYGIHDIFFVMDAAERMSILHHDREVRKEKMLRQMDKMKSPRVALSAATQKSLDRKKYMKAAEMGMPNKKFLVKQNPSETRVLQPNQGQNAPGHRLLSRQGTPKTTVKGVVQNRQKPSQSRVPNRVPVSGVYAGKIQRKRPNVATI, from the exons ATGTCTGGCAGAGCACGG TGTGACTGTGGGAAGATGGAGGAGTATGAGAAGTTTTGTGAAAAAAGTCTTGCCAGAATACAAGAAGCATCACTATCCACAGAGAGCTTTCTCCCTGCTCAGTCTGAAAGTATCTCACTTATTCGCTTTCATGGAGTGGCTATCCTTTCTCCACTG CTTAAcattgagaaaagaaaggaaatgcaacAAGAAAAGCAGAAAGCACTTGATGTAGAAGCAAGAAAGCAGGTTAACAGGAAGAAAGCTTTACTGACTCGTGTCCAGGAGATTCTTGACAATGTTCAG GTTAGAAAAGCACCTAATGCTAGTGATTTTGATCAGTGGGAGATGGAAACAGTTTACTCTAATTCAGAAGTCAGAAACTTGAATGTTCCTGCTACATTTCCAAATAGCTTTCCAAGCCATACTGAACACTCTACTGCAGCAAAGCTTGATAAGATAGCTGGGATTTTGCCATTGGATAATGAGGACCAATGTAAAACTAATGGAATAGACTTACCTAGAGATTCAGAAGGATTTAATTCTCCGAAGCAATGTGATAGTTCCAATATTAGTCATGTAGAAAATGAAGCTTTTCCAAAGACCTCTTCAGCAACCCCACCAGAAACTCTTATTTCTGATGGTCTCTTCTCAGTAAATGAACAACAGGATCTACCACTTTTGGCAGAAGTCACCCCAGATCCCTATGTAATGAGTCTTCAGAATCTGATGAAAAAGTCAAAGGAATATATAGAAAGGGAACAATCTAGATGCAGTCTGAGAGGTACTATGAACAGAATTGTTAATGAGAGTCATTTAGACAAAGAACATGATGCTGTTAAAGTGGCTGACTGTGTAAAAGAGAAGGCCCAGTTGACAGGCAAACACTGTGTCTCAGTTATTCCTGACAAACCAAGCCTTAATAAATCAAATGTTCTTCTCCAAGGTGCTTCCACTCAAGCAAGCAGCATGAGTATGCCAGTTTTAGCTAGCTTTTCAAAAGTGGACATACCTATACGAACTGGCCATCCCACTGTTCTAGAGTCTAATTCTGATTTTAAAGTTATTCCCACTTTTGTTACCGAAAATAATGTTATCAAAAGTCTTACAGGTTCCTATGCCAAATTACCTAGTCCAGAGCCAAGTGTGAGTCCTAAAATGCACCGAAGACGTTCCAGGACATCATCAGCATGTCATATACTTATAAATAACCCAATAAATGCCTGTGAATTAAGCCCTAAAGGAAAAGAACAGGCAATGGACTTAATTGTTCAAGATACTGATGAAAACACAAATGTGCCCGAAATTGTGCCAAAGTTACCAACTGATTTAGCAGGAGTTTGTTCAAGCAAGGTTTATGTGGGCAAAAATACATCTGAAGTCAAAGAAGATGTGGTTTTAGGTAAATCAAATCAGGTATGTCAATCTTCAGGaaatcatttagaaaataaagttattcATGGACTTGTTACTGTGGAAGGTCAGTTAACATCCGATGAGAGAGGCGCACACATAATGAACAGTACCTGTGCTGCGATGCCAAAGCTGCATGAACCATATGCCAGCAGTCAGTGTATAGCAAGTCCAAACTTTGGAACTGTGAGTGGACTCAAGCCAGCCAGTATGTTAGAGAAAAACTGCAGTTTGCAAACGGAACTGAATAAATCTTACGATGTAAAAAACCCTTCTCCTTTATTGATGCAAAACCAGAATACGAGACAGCAGATGGACACACCTACGGTGTCCTGTGGAAATGAACAATTTTTGGATAACAGTTTTGAGAAAGTTAAACGGAGACTTGATTTAGATATTGATGGTTTGCAAAAAGAAAACTGCCCTTATGTCATAACCAGTGGAATAACTGAACAAGAAAGGCAACATTTGCCAGAAAAAAGATACCCTAAGGGATCTGTCTTCGTTAACAAGAATAAAATGTTAGGAACTAGTTCCAAAG aaagCGAGGAGTTACTAAAAAGCAAGATGTTAGCTTTTGAAGAAATGCGGAAGAGACTAGAAGAACAGCACGCCCAGCAGTTATCACTACTCATAGCTGAGCAGGAAAGGGAACAAGAAAGACTGCAAAAG GAAATAGAAGAGCAGGAGAAAATGTTAAAACAGAAGAAGGCAATGACAGCGGAAGCCTCTGAGTTGGACACTAACAATGCAGTGGAAttagaatggagaaaaataagtGACTCTAGTTTGCTGGAAACAATGCTGTCTCAAGCAGACTCACTCCATACTTCAAATTCAAATAGTTCTG GTTTCACAAATTCTGCTCTGCAATATAGCTTTGTTTCTGCAAACGAAGCACCATTCTACCTCTGGGGATCATCAACTAGTGGCTTGACAAAACTCTCAGTAACAAGGCCTTTTGGAAGAGCCAAAACTAGATGGTCTCAA gtttttagtCCAGAAATACAagcaaaatttaacaaaataactgCGGTGGCAAAAGGATTTCTTACTCGTAGACTTATGCAGACAGATAAGCTGAAGCAACTTCGACAAACTGTAAAA GATACTATGGAATTCATAAGAAGTTTTCAGTCAGAAGCACCGTTAAAGAGAGGCATTGTTTCAGCTCAAGATGCTTCACTTCAGGAAAGAGTGTTAGCTCAG TTGCGAGCTGCCCTGTATGGTATTCATGATATATTCTTTGTAATGGATGCAGCTGAAAGAATGTCTATTCTACATCATGATCGAGAAGTTCGCAAAGAGAAAATGCTCAGGCAAATG GATAAAATGAAAAGTCCACGAGTGGCTCTTTCAGCTGCAACACAGAAGTCTCTTGATAGGAAGAAATACATGAA AGCTGCTGAAATGGGAATGCCAAATAAGAAATTTCTGGTTAAACAAAATCCTTCTGAAACAAG
- the CCP110 gene encoding centriolar coiled-coil protein of 110 kDa isoform X5, with protein MSGRARCDCGKMEEYEKFCEKSLARIQEASLSTESFLPAQSESISLIRFHGVAILSPLLNIEKRKEMQQEKQKALDVEARKQVNRKKALLTRVQEILDNVQVRKAPNASDFDQWEMETVYSNSEVRNLNVPATFPNSFPSHTEHSTAAKLDKIAGILPLDNEDQCKTNGIDLPRDSEGFNSPKQCDSSNISHVENEAFPKTSSATPPETLISDGLFSVNEQQDLPLLAEVTPDPYVMSLQNLMKKSKEYIEREQSRCSLRGTMNRIVNESHLDKEHDAVKVADCVKEKAQLTGKHCVSVIPDKPSLNKSNVLLQGASTQASSMSMPVLASFSKVDIPIRTGHPTVLESNSDFKVIPTFVTENNVIKSLTGSYAKLPSPEPSVSPKMHRRRSRTSSACHILINNPINACELSPKGKEQAMDLIVQDTDENTNVPEIVPKLPTDLAGVCSSKVYVGKNTSEVKEDVVLGKSNQVCQSSGNHLENKVIHGLVTVEGQLTSDERGAHIMNSTCAAMPKLHEPYASSQCIASPNFGTVSGLKPASMLEKNCSLQTELNKSYDVKNPSPLLMQNQNTRQQMDTPTVSCGNEQFLDNSFEKVKRRLDLDIDGLQKENCPYVITSGITEQERQHLPEKRYPKGSVFVNKNKMLGTSSKESEELLKSKMLAFEEMRKRLEEQHAQQLSLLIAEQEREQERLQKEIEEQEKMLKQKKAMTAEASELDTNNAVELEWRKISDSSLLETMLSQADSLHTSNSNSSGFTNSALQYSFVSANEAPFYLWGSSTSGLTKLSVTRPFGRAKTRWSQVFSPEIQAKFNKITAVAKGFLTRRLMQTDKLKQLRQTVKDTMEFIRSFQSEAPLKRGIVSAQDASLQERVLAQLRAALYGIHDIFFVMDAAERMSILHHDREVRKEKMLRQMDKMKSPRVALSAATQKSLDRKKYMKAAEMGMPNKKFLVKQNPSETRSICRKNPKKAAKCCDNLRRQHSLG; from the exons ATGTCTGGCAGAGCACGG TGTGACTGTGGGAAGATGGAGGAGTATGAGAAGTTTTGTGAAAAAAGTCTTGCCAGAATACAAGAAGCATCACTATCCACAGAGAGCTTTCTCCCTGCTCAGTCTGAAAGTATCTCACTTATTCGCTTTCATGGAGTGGCTATCCTTTCTCCACTG CTTAAcattgagaaaagaaaggaaatgcaacAAGAAAAGCAGAAAGCACTTGATGTAGAAGCAAGAAAGCAGGTTAACAGGAAGAAAGCTTTACTGACTCGTGTCCAGGAGATTCTTGACAATGTTCAG GTTAGAAAAGCACCTAATGCTAGTGATTTTGATCAGTGGGAGATGGAAACAGTTTACTCTAATTCAGAAGTCAGAAACTTGAATGTTCCTGCTACATTTCCAAATAGCTTTCCAAGCCATACTGAACACTCTACTGCAGCAAAGCTTGATAAGATAGCTGGGATTTTGCCATTGGATAATGAGGACCAATGTAAAACTAATGGAATAGACTTACCTAGAGATTCAGAAGGATTTAATTCTCCGAAGCAATGTGATAGTTCCAATATTAGTCATGTAGAAAATGAAGCTTTTCCAAAGACCTCTTCAGCAACCCCACCAGAAACTCTTATTTCTGATGGTCTCTTCTCAGTAAATGAACAACAGGATCTACCACTTTTGGCAGAAGTCACCCCAGATCCCTATGTAATGAGTCTTCAGAATCTGATGAAAAAGTCAAAGGAATATATAGAAAGGGAACAATCTAGATGCAGTCTGAGAGGTACTATGAACAGAATTGTTAATGAGAGTCATTTAGACAAAGAACATGATGCTGTTAAAGTGGCTGACTGTGTAAAAGAGAAGGCCCAGTTGACAGGCAAACACTGTGTCTCAGTTATTCCTGACAAACCAAGCCTTAATAAATCAAATGTTCTTCTCCAAGGTGCTTCCACTCAAGCAAGCAGCATGAGTATGCCAGTTTTAGCTAGCTTTTCAAAAGTGGACATACCTATACGAACTGGCCATCCCACTGTTCTAGAGTCTAATTCTGATTTTAAAGTTATTCCCACTTTTGTTACCGAAAATAATGTTATCAAAAGTCTTACAGGTTCCTATGCCAAATTACCTAGTCCAGAGCCAAGTGTGAGTCCTAAAATGCACCGAAGACGTTCCAGGACATCATCAGCATGTCATATACTTATAAATAACCCAATAAATGCCTGTGAATTAAGCCCTAAAGGAAAAGAACAGGCAATGGACTTAATTGTTCAAGATACTGATGAAAACACAAATGTGCCCGAAATTGTGCCAAAGTTACCAACTGATTTAGCAGGAGTTTGTTCAAGCAAGGTTTATGTGGGCAAAAATACATCTGAAGTCAAAGAAGATGTGGTTTTAGGTAAATCAAATCAGGTATGTCAATCTTCAGGaaatcatttagaaaataaagttattcATGGACTTGTTACTGTGGAAGGTCAGTTAACATCCGATGAGAGAGGCGCACACATAATGAACAGTACCTGTGCTGCGATGCCAAAGCTGCATGAACCATATGCCAGCAGTCAGTGTATAGCAAGTCCAAACTTTGGAACTGTGAGTGGACTCAAGCCAGCCAGTATGTTAGAGAAAAACTGCAGTTTGCAAACGGAACTGAATAAATCTTACGATGTAAAAAACCCTTCTCCTTTATTGATGCAAAACCAGAATACGAGACAGCAGATGGACACACCTACGGTGTCCTGTGGAAATGAACAATTTTTGGATAACAGTTTTGAGAAAGTTAAACGGAGACTTGATTTAGATATTGATGGTTTGCAAAAAGAAAACTGCCCTTATGTCATAACCAGTGGAATAACTGAACAAGAAAGGCAACATTTGCCAGAAAAAAGATACCCTAAGGGATCTGTCTTCGTTAACAAGAATAAAATGTTAGGAACTAGTTCCAAAG aaagCGAGGAGTTACTAAAAAGCAAGATGTTAGCTTTTGAAGAAATGCGGAAGAGACTAGAAGAACAGCACGCCCAGCAGTTATCACTACTCATAGCTGAGCAGGAAAGGGAACAAGAAAGACTGCAAAAG GAAATAGAAGAGCAGGAGAAAATGTTAAAACAGAAGAAGGCAATGACAGCGGAAGCCTCTGAGTTGGACACTAACAATGCAGTGGAAttagaatggagaaaaataagtGACTCTAGTTTGCTGGAAACAATGCTGTCTCAAGCAGACTCACTCCATACTTCAAATTCAAATAGTTCTG GTTTCACAAATTCTGCTCTGCAATATAGCTTTGTTTCTGCAAACGAAGCACCATTCTACCTCTGGGGATCATCAACTAGTGGCTTGACAAAACTCTCAGTAACAAGGCCTTTTGGAAGAGCCAAAACTAGATGGTCTCAA gtttttagtCCAGAAATACAagcaaaatttaacaaaataactgCGGTGGCAAAAGGATTTCTTACTCGTAGACTTATGCAGACAGATAAGCTGAAGCAACTTCGACAAACTGTAAAA GATACTATGGAATTCATAAGAAGTTTTCAGTCAGAAGCACCGTTAAAGAGAGGCATTGTTTCAGCTCAAGATGCTTCACTTCAGGAAAGAGTGTTAGCTCAG TTGCGAGCTGCCCTGTATGGTATTCATGATATATTCTTTGTAATGGATGCAGCTGAAAGAATGTCTATTCTACATCATGATCGAGAAGTTCGCAAAGAGAAAATGCTCAGGCAAATG GATAAAATGAAAAGTCCACGAGTGGCTCTTTCAGCTGCAACACAGAAGTCTCTTGATAGGAAGAAATACATGAA AGCTGCTGAAATGGGAATGCCAAATAAGAAATTTCTGGTTAAACAAAATCCTTCTGAAACAAG